One Moorella sp. E308F DNA segment encodes these proteins:
- a CDS encoding uroporphyrinogen decarboxylase family protein: MNHVERVQVALSRGRPDRVPAGEFELEPGLVTVLLGREGPAGFAAEVAAREFLGMDLLAVTPRAPLKEEGNDCFRDVWGRRLRRQGGFTTVQAPAIPAIKEAASYRLPDANAFDLLLLRRWREETDFFVFAFVDGPFQGTGKLFDFTDFLLAVAGREGAIGDLAAAVVDFNVELARLCVQAGAHALIIGDDIAYERGTYIRPALWREIFLPFLRRQVEAIKAMGVPVLYHSDGNLQAILPDLAALPLDGIQCLEPAAGMDIGTIKKEYGGRLCLMGNFDLNLLASGTPETITAAVEQLLLAAAPGGGYIFSTSSGILSADLPPQNVLALYRAVAEYGVYM; encoded by the coding sequence GTGAACCATGTTGAGCGGGTGCAGGTGGCTCTATCCCGAGGACGACCCGACCGGGTGCCGGCAGGAGAATTTGAGCTTGAACCCGGGCTGGTGACAGTACTTTTGGGCCGGGAAGGACCGGCAGGTTTTGCCGCGGAGGTGGCTGCCCGGGAGTTTCTGGGGATGGACCTCCTGGCCGTTACCCCCCGGGCGCCGTTAAAGGAAGAGGGGAATGACTGCTTTCGGGATGTCTGGGGTCGGCGGCTGCGGCGGCAGGGGGGCTTCACTACCGTCCAGGCCCCAGCTATCCCCGCCATCAAGGAAGCAGCCAGTTACCGCCTGCCGGACGCGAACGCTTTTGACCTGCTTCTTTTAAGGCGCTGGCGGGAGGAGACGGATTTCTTCGTTTTTGCCTTTGTAGACGGCCCTTTCCAGGGAACCGGTAAGCTTTTTGATTTTACGGATTTTCTCCTGGCGGTGGCTGGACGGGAGGGAGCCATCGGCGACCTGGCCGCGGCTGTTGTCGACTTTAACGTGGAGCTGGCCCGCCTTTGTGTCCAGGCCGGGGCTCACGCCTTGATTATCGGTGACGACATCGCCTATGAACGGGGGACATATATCCGGCCGGCCCTGTGGCGGGAAATCTTTTTGCCCTTCCTGCGCCGCCAGGTGGAAGCTATTAAGGCTATGGGTGTACCGGTCCTTTACCACTCCGACGGTAACCTACAGGCCATTTTACCCGACCTGGCAGCTTTACCCCTGGACGGCATCCAGTGCCTGGAACCGGCCGCCGGCATGGATATTGGCACCATTAAAAAGGAATACGGCGGGCGCCTGTGCTTGATGGGCAACTTCGACTTGAATCTCCTGGCTTCAGGTACGCCGGAAACCATTACGGCGGCAGTGGAGCAGCTCCTGCTGGCGGCGGCTCCCGGCGGCGGGTATATCTTTTCTACCTCCAGCGGTATTTTGAGTGCCGACCTGCCGCCCCAGAACGTCCTGGCCCTTTACCGGGCGGTAGCTGAATATGGTGTTTATATGTAA